One Sediminicola sp. YIK13 DNA segment encodes these proteins:
- a CDS encoding lysophospholipid acyltransferase family protein, with protein MQLLVYILAYPFLWLISVLPFKVFYLVSDFVFFLVYHVFGYRKKVVYENLKLVFPEKSDEELNSIRKEFYRHMCDLFLEMVKTMGLSKEEVKKRYDVVNMEVLQELEKKKSILVLCSHYANWEWNVSMNNYVASKGYAVYQKIGNKYFDRLIKNIRSRWNTTPITQNETVKTVVRNEQLGVKGIFGMVSDQSPMVSKAQYWSEFMGVKVPIFNGAEVMARKLDLAVVFLKVSKVKRGYYQAEFIPITNAGKQTEKNEITERFLRETEKQIRERPEHYLWTHRRWKHRNKAPKDIQKKK; from the coding sequence ATGCAACTACTAGTTTATATCTTGGCCTATCCTTTTTTATGGCTTATTTCCGTACTTCCTTTCAAGGTATTCTACTTGGTGTCAGATTTTGTCTTCTTTTTGGTTTATCATGTATTTGGCTATCGTAAAAAAGTAGTCTACGAAAACTTAAAATTAGTCTTCCCTGAAAAGTCGGATGAAGAATTGAACTCTATAAGGAAGGAATTTTACCGACATATGTGCGATTTGTTCTTGGAGATGGTAAAAACCATGGGACTCTCTAAAGAGGAGGTCAAAAAAAGATATGATGTAGTCAATATGGAAGTTCTTCAAGAATTGGAAAAGAAGAAGAGTATCCTTGTGTTATGCTCCCACTATGCCAACTGGGAATGGAATGTAAGCATGAATAACTATGTTGCTTCGAAAGGATATGCCGTTTACCAAAAGATAGGCAATAAATATTTTGACCGACTCATAAAAAACATACGTTCTAGATGGAACACCACCCCCATTACCCAAAATGAGACCGTAAAAACTGTGGTCAGGAATGAACAGCTTGGTGTAAAAGGTATTTTCGGAATGGTCAGTGATCAATCCCCAATGGTTTCCAAAGCACAGTACTGGAGTGAATTTATGGGTGTAAAAGTACCCATCTTTAACGGGGCTGAAGTTATGGCAAGAAAACTGGATTTGGCCGTTGTCTTTCTAAAAGTATCCAAGGTTAAGAGAGGATATTACCAGGCTGAGTTCATCCCAATCACCAATGCAGGCAAACAAACGGAGAAGAATGAGATTACCGAGAGGTTCTTAAGGGAAACCGAAAAACAAATAAGGGAAAGGCCTGAACATTATTTATGGACACACAGAAGATGGAAACATCGCAATAAAGCCCCTAAGGACATTCAAAAAAAAAAATAG
- a CDS encoding TIGR03915 family putative DNA repair protein — MENAKILIYDGSFNGFLTSVFKAFDQKWNVMDIQKDNGKQRELFSDTETIGTEIDLAKRVWHGIEKKSHETIKTVYFAYQSEAKGIEFILFRYIKQLFFSTSGTPLSFAEEDLPKIRHLAKLVGSEKRHMEAFVDMYQSKDSVYFAVIAPDYDVLPLISKHYRSKYRDQHWLVYDSKRGYGIYFEGYKVELITLDLGDYYKNPDFFSNISKNEGQGVKDISNGYLKNIDIQSHILPKPTASFSNKAYRPFFNERTAV; from the coding sequence ATGGAAAATGCTAAAATCTTAATTTACGACGGCAGTTTTAATGGCTTTCTCACCTCCGTGTTTAAAGCTTTTGACCAAAAGTGGAATGTTATGGACATTCAAAAGGACAACGGGAAGCAAAGAGAACTTTTTTCGGACACTGAAACTATAGGCACGGAGATCGACTTGGCAAAAAGGGTCTGGCACGGCATTGAAAAAAAGAGCCATGAGACCATCAAAACTGTTTATTTCGCTTATCAAAGTGAGGCTAAAGGCATTGAATTTATATTGTTCAGATATATCAAACAATTGTTTTTTTCAACAAGCGGAACTCCCTTATCGTTCGCAGAGGAAGATCTACCCAAGATAAGACACTTGGCCAAATTGGTAGGATCTGAAAAAAGACATATGGAAGCATTTGTGGACATGTATCAATCAAAAGATTCAGTTTATTTCGCAGTCATCGCTCCAGATTATGATGTACTCCCTTTAATCTCTAAGCACTATAGATCTAAATACAGAGACCAGCATTGGCTTGTTTACGACAGCAAGAGAGGTTATGGCATCTATTTTGAAGGCTATAAGGTTGAACTAATTACACTTGATCTTGGTGACTACTATAAGAATCCTGATTTCTTCTCCAATATTTCAAAAAACGAGGGTCAAGGTGTTAAGGATATAAGTAATGGATATTTAAAAAACATTGATATACAATCACATATCCTACCGAAACCAACTGCTTCTTTTTCCAATAAAGCGTACCGTCCGTTTTTCAACGAAAGAACAGCTGTTTAG
- the glmM gene encoding phosphoglucosamine mutase, whose protein sequence is MTLIKSISGIRGTIGGKPGTNLTPIDAVKFAAAYGIWLKEYSKKEKLTVVIGRDARLSGEMIQNIVVSTLIGLGIDVIDLNLSTTPTVEIAVPMEKADGGIILTASHNPKQWNALKLLNEKGEFLDAAQGAKILEIAEAEDFNFSEVDDLGTITRNDAYIDIHIDEVLNLPLVDKEVIKAAKFKVVVDGVNSTGGIAIPQLLKELGVEVVKLYCEPTGHFPHNPEPLKEHLGDISALVVKEKADFGIVVDPDVDRLAFISNDGEMFGEEYTLVACADYVLGKTKGNTVSNLSSSRALRDITEKHGGTYEAAAVGEVNVVTKMKANNAIIGGEGNGGIIYPESHYGRDSLVGTALFLMLMAERGGTVKELRDSYPSYFMSKKKIELTPELDVDALLVAMEDKYKDEQVTNIDGVKIDFPENWVHLRKSNTEPIIRIYTEAKSQAEADGLADRIISEIKEVAGI, encoded by the coding sequence ATGACACTAATCAAATCAATATCAGGAATACGAGGTACCATTGGAGGAAAACCAGGTACAAATTTAACCCCAATAGACGCCGTAAAATTCGCGGCAGCTTACGGGATATGGTTAAAAGAGTACTCAAAAAAAGAAAAACTTACTGTGGTTATCGGGAGGGATGCCCGATTATCAGGTGAAATGATCCAAAATATTGTGGTTTCTACTTTGATTGGATTAGGGATAGATGTCATTGATCTTAATTTATCGACTACGCCAACAGTAGAAATTGCTGTTCCTATGGAAAAGGCCGATGGTGGAATTATCCTCACGGCGAGCCATAACCCGAAACAGTGGAACGCCCTTAAGTTATTGAACGAAAAAGGGGAATTTTTAGATGCGGCCCAAGGCGCCAAAATACTAGAGATTGCCGAAGCGGAGGATTTTAATTTTTCAGAGGTGGATGATCTGGGAACCATTACCAGAAACGATGCCTATATTGATATACATATTGACGAAGTGTTGAACCTGCCTTTGGTTGATAAGGAAGTAATAAAAGCGGCCAAATTCAAAGTGGTGGTAGATGGGGTCAACTCCACAGGGGGTATCGCCATCCCACAGCTTTTAAAGGAATTAGGTGTAGAAGTGGTAAAACTGTACTGTGAGCCAACAGGTCATTTTCCGCATAACCCAGAGCCTTTAAAAGAGCATTTGGGAGATATTTCTGCCTTAGTGGTCAAGGAAAAGGCAGATTTTGGAATAGTTGTAGATCCTGATGTGGACAGACTTGCTTTTATAAGTAACGACGGTGAAATGTTTGGAGAAGAATATACCTTGGTGGCCTGTGCAGATTACGTGCTTGGGAAAACAAAAGGGAATACGGTATCCAATCTTTCCTCTTCCAGGGCACTAAGGGACATTACCGAGAAACATGGAGGCACCTATGAAGCTGCTGCTGTTGGTGAGGTAAATGTGGTAACCAAAATGAAGGCCAACAACGCAATAATCGGCGGCGAGGGCAACGGTGGTATTATTTACCCAGAAAGTCATTACGGTCGTGATTCTTTGGTGGGCACGGCCCTCTTTCTAATGTTAATGGCAGAACGAGGAGGTACCGTTAAAGAATTGAGGGATAGCTATCCCAGTTATTTTATGAGCAAAAAGAAGATAGAGTTAACTCCAGAATTGGATGTAGATGCCCTTCTTGTAGCCATGGAGGATAAGTATAAGGATGAACAGGTCACCAACATTGATGGGGTAAAGATCGATTTTCCTGAAAATTGGGTACATTTGAGGAAATCCAATACAGAACCAATTATCAGGATTTATACGGAAGCAAAAAGTCAGGCTGAAGCAGATGGTTTGGCAGATCGAATCATCTCAGAAATTAAGGAGGTAGCGGGAATTTAA
- the ggt gene encoding gamma-glutamyltransferase, whose amino-acid sequence MRKISFLLVLFLFIQCKTNQPAAPTGLVTEKAMVVSAREEASAIGSEILKQGGNAFDAMVATELALAVAYPYAGNIGGGGFMVYRKSNGDIGSLDYREKAPLTAHKDMYLDSLGNVIPDKSTLGATAAGVPGTVAGVIEVHKKFGSLSLEAILAPVIALAERGVVVTKKQEERLEGYRKIIIEVNSDSTLFAKVYKEGDTVKYPALARTLTKIAAEGRDGFYKGETAKTLADFIQKKGGYVTEEDLAGYEAQWRQPIVFKYKDIKVISMSPPSSGGVTMNQIFKMMEPYDVAKFGHNSVKTIQLFTEASRRAYADRNYFLGDPDFVDIPLDVLLSQKYLKERMETFSFDRATKSSDIERGEVQIVESDETTHYSIVDSAGNAISVTTTINGAYGSKLYCDELGFFLNNEMDDFSSKPGVPNMFGLIGAEANSIAPGKRMLSSMTPSIVEKDGNLYMVVGTPGGSTIITAVAQTILNVYEFNMSMQDAVNAPRFHHQWLPDVVVFEPEGFSPDLKASLTAKGYIINEERNPIIGKVDAIRVLPDGRLEGGADKRGDDTAVGY is encoded by the coding sequence ATGCGAAAAATAAGTTTCCTACTCGTCCTCTTTCTATTTATCCAATGCAAAACCAATCAACCTGCCGCTCCTACTGGTCTTGTGACCGAAAAAGCAATGGTGGTTTCTGCTCGCGAGGAAGCCTCGGCCATAGGGTCCGAAATTTTAAAACAAGGAGGAAATGCATTTGACGCCATGGTGGCCACTGAATTGGCCTTGGCCGTGGCCTATCCCTATGCCGGAAATATTGGTGGGGGTGGATTTATGGTGTACCGCAAAAGTAATGGGGATATTGGATCATTGGATTACAGGGAAAAGGCGCCATTGACTGCTCATAAAGACATGTATTTGGATTCATTGGGCAACGTAATACCCGATAAAAGCACACTTGGGGCAACCGCTGCAGGGGTTCCGGGAACCGTGGCTGGCGTGATAGAGGTTCATAAAAAATTTGGTTCCTTGTCACTGGAAGCTATATTGGCTCCTGTAATTGCCCTTGCAGAAAGAGGCGTAGTGGTCACAAAAAAGCAGGAAGAACGTCTGGAAGGATATCGAAAGATTATCATAGAGGTCAATTCGGATAGCACCTTGTTTGCCAAGGTCTACAAGGAAGGTGATACCGTTAAATATCCAGCCCTTGCCAGAACCCTAACTAAGATTGCCGCTGAAGGTAGAGACGGATTTTACAAAGGGGAAACGGCCAAAACCCTCGCCGATTTTATCCAGAAAAAGGGTGGTTATGTTACGGAGGAGGATTTAGCTGGCTATGAAGCACAGTGGAGACAACCCATTGTATTTAAGTATAAGGATATAAAAGTCATCTCCATGAGCCCTCCGAGCAGCGGTGGAGTCACCATGAACCAGATTTTCAAAATGATGGAGCCCTATGATGTTGCTAAATTTGGACATAATTCGGTCAAGACCATCCAACTCTTTACAGAAGCCTCCAGAAGGGCTTATGCCGATAGGAATTATTTTTTGGGGGATCCAGATTTCGTCGATATTCCTCTAGATGTGTTGTTAAGTCAAAAATATTTAAAAGAACGAATGGAAACTTTTTCCTTTGACAGAGCCACAAAATCTTCGGATATAGAACGTGGTGAGGTACAAATTGTTGAAAGTGATGAAACCACCCACTATTCCATAGTTGATAGCGCAGGCAATGCTATTTCGGTTACCACGACCATTAATGGCGCTTATGGTTCAAAATTGTATTGTGATGAACTGGGCTTTTTCTTGAACAATGAGATGGACGATTTCAGCTCCAAACCCGGAGTTCCCAATATGTTCGGACTTATCGGCGCTGAAGCCAATAGCATTGCCCCTGGCAAAAGAATGTTGAGCAGTATGACTCCAAGCATTGTGGAAAAGGACGGCAATCTTTATATGGTTGTAGGTACGCCCGGAGGATCTACCATAATCACCGCTGTAGCACAAACCATTCTCAATGTCTATGAATTTAATATGAGCATGCAGGATGCCGTTAATGCTCCACGTTTCCATCATCAATGGCTTCCCGATGTGGTGGTATTTGAGCCAGAAGGTTTCTCTCCAGATCTTAAGGCGTCCTTAACAGCCAAAGGGTATATCATTAATGAAGAACGCAACCCTATTATTGGCAAGGTTGATGCCATTAGGGTATTGCCAGATGGAAGGTTGGAAGGCGGCGCTGATAAACGAGGGGATGATACAGCCGTAGGTTATTAA
- a CDS encoding XRE family transcriptional regulator, protein MENDLAIEVKRFTDVRRDLGYTQSEFAKLLGISNTTADIERGRTKLSGKVVAELLKQFKINPLWLFGEATNQYLATSNVSVIPKVVTIDANENENMVLVNAKAAAGYPQNIQDTSWYRKLPAFDIPLPEFRNATYRGFQVEGDSMLPNLRPGEWVLAKAVESIQDVSANKMYVVVLHDAVLVKKLEKSPNGYKMSLISLNETYPPYEVDMQQIQELWQVNSKITFGLDATTETGLLRQLQESMEELKSQIRSVKN, encoded by the coding sequence ATGGAAAATGACTTAGCAATTGAGGTAAAGAGATTTACGGACGTTCGAAGGGATTTGGGGTATACCCAATCAGAATTCGCGAAACTATTGGGAATTTCAAATACTACCGCAGATATAGAGCGGGGAAGGACCAAGTTGTCCGGTAAAGTAGTGGCTGAATTGTTAAAGCAGTTTAAAATAAATCCATTGTGGCTATTTGGGGAAGCCACCAATCAATATCTGGCAACCTCCAATGTAAGTGTCATTCCAAAAGTGGTGACCATTGATGCCAACGAAAATGAAAACATGGTTTTGGTAAATGCCAAGGCGGCTGCGGGTTATCCGCAAAATATTCAGGATACCAGCTGGTACAGAAAATTACCAGCTTTTGATATACCCTTACCAGAATTCAGGAATGCAACGTACAGAGGTTTTCAAGTAGAAGGCGATAGTATGTTGCCCAATTTGCGTCCGGGGGAGTGGGTCTTGGCAAAGGCCGTAGAAAGTATCCAGGATGTCAGTGCCAACAAGATGTATGTGGTGGTCCTTCACGATGCCGTTTTGGTAAAGAAATTGGAGAAGTCCCCCAATGGATATAAAATGTCTTTAATATCCCTAAACGAGACTTACCCTCCGTATGAAGTGGATATGCAGCAAATACAGGAATTATGGCAGGTAAACAGCAAAATCACTTTTGGTTTGGATGCCACTACAGAAACTGGGCTACTGAGACAACTTCAAGAATCGATGGAGGAATTAAAAAGCCAGATACGTTCCGTAAAAAATTAA
- a CDS encoding TlpA disulfide reductase family protein: MMKKIIVSLCALAAVVACSTNPEGFSLDGTVNGELENGTKVYLKTANAENQLVDVDTTTVENGKFKFSGPADLPEIHYVYIDQLRGNIPFIVEKGEIELTVQKDSLTDAKITGTPQNEFFTDFIKGSKELSSRAMSINEDMRKASASNDEGTMVSLRDEYFELQEEAKNFELDYVKKNPNSLISVLIIDKVLNTKSMSDEEVKALYDGLSPEMKKTKPGKSIEEKLNNSKSTSIGSKAPNFSAPTPNGDLLALNDVKGKVTIVDFWAAWCKPCRAENPNVVNVYNKYHDKGLNILGVSLDRRAEDWKKAIADDNLTWNHVSNVQYFDEIAKLYNVDAIPATFILDENGVIVAKNLRGPALEQKIAEMLQ, from the coding sequence ATGATGAAAAAAATAATAGTATCCCTATGCGCTCTTGCAGCCGTAGTTGCTTGCAGTACTAATCCAGAAGGTTTCAGTCTTGATGGAACTGTGAATGGGGAATTGGAAAACGGCACCAAGGTATACCTTAAAACGGCAAATGCCGAAAATCAGCTAGTTGATGTGGATACCACCACTGTTGAAAATGGGAAATTTAAATTTTCAGGGCCGGCCGACCTGCCAGAAATACATTATGTCTATATCGACCAGTTGAGAGGGAATATTCCTTTTATTGTTGAAAAAGGAGAGATAGAACTTACTGTTCAAAAAGATAGTTTGACCGATGCAAAAATAACTGGAACTCCGCAAAACGAGTTTTTCACCGATTTTATTAAAGGTTCAAAAGAATTGTCTAGCAGGGCCATGTCTATTAATGAGGATATGAGAAAAGCCAGTGCCAGTAACGATGAGGGCACTATGGTCTCTCTTAGGGATGAATACTTTGAACTTCAGGAAGAGGCGAAAAATTTTGAATTGGATTACGTAAAGAAAAATCCTAACTCTTTGATTTCAGTTTTGATCATCGATAAGGTATTGAATACAAAATCCATGTCGGATGAAGAAGTAAAAGCATTATACGATGGCCTCTCACCTGAAATGAAAAAAACCAAACCAGGGAAGAGCATAGAGGAAAAATTGAACAATAGCAAAAGCACCTCCATAGGAAGCAAGGCACCAAATTTTTCCGCGCCTACTCCAAATGGGGATTTATTGGCCTTGAATGACGTTAAAGGGAAGGTCACTATTGTTGACTTTTGGGCCGCTTGGTGCAAGCCATGTAGGGCAGAAAATCCTAATGTGGTAAATGTCTACAACAAATACCATGACAAGGGTTTAAACATTCTAGGGGTTTCTTTGGACAGAAGAGCCGAGGATTGGAAAAAAGCCATTGCAGATGACAACCTTACTTGGAACCATGTTTCCAACGTTCAATACTTTGATGAAATTGCCAAATTATACAATGTGGATGCAATCCCGGCAACCTTTATTTTGGACGAAAACGGAGTAATCGTAGCCAAAAATCTTAGGGGACCCGCCTTGGAGCAAAAGATTGCCGAAATGTTGCAGTAG
- a CDS encoding peptide deformylase, with protein MSKKIFLFLLIGTLLVSCANTKQVVAESYNTDFSPEQIEMIMSGESNEPMRVFKINNTQDSILLRTKSETLRVDPNDPVLKRFVDRLYSTVRDSMSLGAGIAAPQVGILKNIIWVQRFDKENLPFEVYLNPKITSFSTMKQDCMEGCLSIPNRRDTTKTRAYAIMFEYDKMDNTHATEMVEAFTAVIVQHEVDHLNGILYLDHLEKETKDVTHQ; from the coding sequence ATGTCAAAAAAAATCTTTCTTTTTCTGCTCATCGGCACGTTGTTGGTCAGTTGTGCGAATACAAAACAGGTTGTTGCCGAATCCTATAATACCGACTTCTCTCCGGAACAAATAGAGATGATCATGTCCGGTGAATCAAACGAACCAATGCGGGTCTTCAAGATTAACAATACACAAGATTCCATTCTCTTAAGAACCAAAAGCGAAACCTTGAGGGTTGACCCTAATGACCCCGTTCTAAAAAGATTTGTAGACCGACTTTATAGTACGGTTAGGGATAGCATGTCCTTGGGAGCGGGAATAGCGGCGCCGCAAGTAGGAATTCTTAAAAACATCATTTGGGTACAACGATTTGACAAGGAAAATCTTCCTTTTGAAGTATATTTAAACCCAAAAATAACTTCCTTTTCTACTATGAAACAAGATTGTATGGAAGGCTGCCTTTCTATACCAAATAGACGGGATACTACAAAAACAAGGGCCTATGCCATAATGTTCGAATACGATAAAATGGACAATACCCACGCCACTGAAATGGTTGAAGCTTTTACTGCGGTTATAGTGCAACATGAAGTAGACCATTTGAATGGAATTCTATATCTAGATCATTTAGAAAAAGAGACAAAAGATGTAACTCACCAATAG
- a CDS encoding acyl carrier protein phosphodiesterase → MNFLAHIYLSFGNDEITLGNFIADSIRGNRHKHLPINVQKGIMLHRAIDTFTDAHPTVRKSTRRLHKNYSHYSGVIVDIFYDHFLAKNWEQYSETPLDIFVEQFYDLLEDNYTILPDGVKHMMPYMISDNWIYNYSNLDGISKVLSGMNRRTKNKSKMNFAILDLETHYVDFEKEFSIFFEELISYSKQKYISLCEK, encoded by the coding sequence ATGAATTTTTTAGCACATATTTATCTCTCCTTTGGAAATGATGAAATTACCTTGGGAAATTTTATTGCCGACAGTATTCGGGGAAATAGACACAAGCATTTGCCCATTAATGTCCAAAAAGGCATTATGCTTCATCGGGCCATAGACACATTCACGGACGCCCACCCTACCGTTAGAAAAAGCACAAGGCGCTTGCATAAAAACTACAGTCACTATAGCGGTGTTATCGTCGATATTTTTTATGATCATTTTTTGGCCAAGAATTGGGAACAATATTCAGAAACCCCTTTGGATATTTTTGTGGAACAATTTTATGATTTATTGGAAGACAATTATACCATTTTACCAGATGGGGTGAAACATATGATGCCCTATATGATCTCCGATAATTGGATCTATAACTACTCCAATTTGGACGGAATTTCTAAAGTTTTGAGTGGTATGAACCGCAGAACGAAAAATAAGAGCAAGATGAATTTTGCTATCTTGGATCTCGAAACACATTATGTTGATTTTGAAAAGGAATTTTCCATTTTTTTTGAAGAATTAATAAGCTATTCCAAACAAAAATATATCTCTTTATGCGAAAAATAA
- a CDS encoding rhomboid family intramembrane serine protease, with amino-acid sequence MNMHIATIVIIAINVLVSLKGFNDFSFFERYKFNISAIKAGQKERMFTSGFLHVDFSHLFFNMFTLYFFANVVIAWLGAPIFILIYVVSLGAGSLLAQFFHKNEPQYSAVGASGAVTGILYAAILLQPEMQLGIMFIPIPLPAYVIGIAYLLYSIYGMKNRLGNIGHTAHFGGAMGGYVMTLLFMPSLLVSQTLMVILMAVPIVILFGLEKMGKI; translated from the coding sequence ATGAATATGCATATTGCCACCATTGTTATTATTGCCATCAATGTACTGGTCTCCCTGAAAGGTTTTAATGATTTTAGTTTTTTTGAACGCTATAAGTTCAATATTTCTGCTATTAAGGCCGGACAAAAAGAGCGAATGTTCACATCAGGTTTTCTACATGTAGATTTCTCCCATTTGTTCTTTAATATGTTCACCCTTTATTTTTTCGCCAACGTGGTCATAGCCTGGTTGGGAGCCCCTATCTTTATTCTTATCTACGTGGTAAGTTTGGGCGCAGGGAGTCTTTTAGCACAATTTTTCCATAAAAACGAACCCCAGTACAGTGCTGTAGGAGCCAGTGGAGCGGTTACAGGAATTTTATATGCCGCCATATTATTGCAACCGGAAATGCAATTGGGGATTATGTTTATACCAATTCCATTACCCGCTTATGTTATTGGTATTGCTTATTTGCTGTATTCCATTTATGGGATGAAAAATAGACTTGGCAATATAGGACATACTGCTCATTTTGGGGGTGCCATGGGTGGATATGTGATGACCTTGTTGTTCATGCCCAGTCTTTTGGTGTCTCAGACACTGATGGTTATCCTTATGGCCGTTCCCATTGTCATTCTTTTCGGCTTGGAGAAGATGGGAAAAATATGA